The Salvelinus fontinalis isolate EN_2023a chromosome 36, ASM2944872v1, whole genome shotgun sequence genome window below encodes:
- the LOC129835076 gene encoding somatostatin receptor type 1-like, producing the protein MENMASNRTGDYPEYPTGLPYNSSLDYEDYDQELDASKIIIPSIYALVCCVGLTGNAMVIYVILKYAKMKTATNIYILNLAIADELFMLSVPFLATSAAVRHWPFGSLMCRLVLSVDGINMFTSIFCLTVLSVDRYVAVVHPIKAARYRRPTVAKVVNVCVWGLSLLVILPIIIFADTVPAQDGGVDCNFLWPEAAWSVAFVVYTFLLGFLLPVGAICLCYCLMVARMRAVGLKAGWLQRRRSEKKITRMVLCIVAVFVLCWMPFYIVQLVSVFHRPPDAMVTQLFVILSYANSGANPILYGFVSDNFRRSFQRIVCFRWLESGLDGEQVDYRAVALKRQATNGQKDFPKECLASDMVFRNGTCTSRTTTL; encoded by the coding sequence ATGGAAAACATGGCCTCCAACCGGACCGGTGACTACCCAGAATACCCCACCGGCCTACCCTACAACTCCAGTCTAGACTATGAGGACTACGACCAGGAACTTGATGCCAGTAAGATCATCATCCCCTCCATCTACGCACTGGTCTGCTGTGTGGGTCTTACAGGCAACGCCATGGTCATCTATGTCATCCTCAAATACGCCAAGATGAAAACCGCCACCAATATTTATATATTAAATCTGGCAATTGCAGATGAACTGTTTATGTTGAGTGTTCCGTTCTTGGCGACATCAGCGGCTGTACGTCATTGGCCATTTGGCTCGCTCATGTGCCGTCTGGTGTTGAGCGTGGACGGCATCAACATGTTTACATCTATCTTCTGTCTGACGGTGTTGAGCGTGGATCGATATGTGGCCGTGGTTCACCCTATCAAGGCTGCCCGCTATCGCCGTCCCACCGTGGCAAAGGTGGTCAACGTCTGCGTGTGGGGCCTCTCGCTCCTCGTCATCCTCCCCATCATCATCTTTGCTGACACGGTCCCGGCGCAGGACGGCGGCGTGGACTGCAACTTCCTGTGGCCTGAGGCTGCATGGTCAGTGGCGTTCGTGGTGTACACCTTCCTGCTCGGCTTCCTGCTTCCTGTAGGTGCTATCTGCCTCTGCTACTGCCTGATGGTGGCGCGCATGCGTGCAGTCGGGCTCAAAGCCGGTTGGCTGCAGCGAAGGCGCTCAGAGAAAAAGATCACGCGGATGGTGTTGTGCATTGTGGCGGTCTTCGTGCTCTGCTGGATGCCCTTCTACATCGTCCAGCTGGTCAGCGTGTTCCACCGCCCCCCGGACGCCATGGTCACCCAGCTCTTTGTCATCCTGAGTTACGCCAACAGCGGCGCCAACCCCATCCTCTACGGCTTCGTGTCCGATAATTTCCGGCGGTCGTTCCAGAGGATTGTGTGTTTCCGTTGGTTGGAGTCTGGGCTGGACGGAGAACAGGTGGACTACCGTGCCGTAGCTCTGAAGAGACAGGCCACCAATGGACAAAAAGACTTCCCTAAGGAATGTCTGGCATCTGATATGGTGTTCCGGAATGGGACATGCACGTCGCGCACTACTACACTGTGA